The stretch of DNA TATTTCCACTATAAAACCGTACTGCCTCAGAAAGTACTCCCATCTGGTAAGACTTAAGAGTATCCCCAAATGCCGTACTAGAACACAAGCAATAGCTTTATGCAGTATCTGAAACTTGAATAATGTCGTTGTAAAACTTCTGCAGCATCTTCCGTTGGGGTTTGCAAGGTCGAATGGCCTAATGGCAGAAGAAAAACACGAGATGATTTTAAGAGACGATAAAGAAAGATCGTGGCCAGTAGTTCTGGGAAGAAAAGACCATCATTTAAGTCTTCGACAAGGTTGGCAAGCATTTCAGATGGCTAATGGTTTGAAAGAAGGAGATGCATACAAGTTTGAGCTGATTAAGATTGGGGAAAAGCCTATTGCTAAACTCCATTGTAAGTATCCTTTTTCTTCATTCCCCGCTTTCACTGATTTAAAAGCAAAACTCAGCATGCTCGATTGCTCGTTTGCTCGTGTTTGCCTTCTGGCACAGCAAACTGTTTAAAATTTTCGGGATGTTTGCTATGTCAGATAGGGTTTGGAACAATTGTGTActtgttaaatattaatttctgtTTTTCGACTTGGAATTTTTGAACCAATAGCACTGAACACTACTTCATCTTCGTCTGCTGAGAATCCTCATTTCTATGCCACTATAAAACCGTACAGCCTCAGAAGGTCGTCCCGTCTGGTAAGAGTATCCCCAAATGCCGAACTAGAACACGAGCAATATATAGCTTTATGCAGTATCTGAAACTTGAATGTCGTAAAACTTCTGCAGTATCTTCCGCGGGAGTTTTCAAGGTCGAATGGCCTATTGGTAGAAGGAACACGCGAGATGATTTTAAGAGACGATAAGGAGAGATCGTGGCCAGTAGTTCTGGGGAAAGTGGGGAAACACGCTACTCTTATGCGAGGTTGGCCAGCATTTCAGATGGCTAAAGGTCTGAAAGAAGGAGATGCATACAAGTTTGAGCTGATTAAGAGTGGGAAAAAACCCATCGCCAAATTCCATCGTAAGTGTcgtttttcttccatttttttagCGGTTttgaaggcaaaaacttgtgttttTCTTGAACATATGGCAATGGGAGGTAATGGTGATTGCAGCAGGTCACTTTtctggagaagaagattgaaagAAGCTGTTGCAGGCATGTTCTGATTGAAACTAAAAGATGCTGTTTTGGTTGTGCTTTTTTGCTATGTAATCTTGGAGTGTGCAGATTCGATCTGCAAGTGGCTCTGTAGTCAGTGTAGCAAAGTTGAAGTGATATATATAACTCTGTTGTTATATACTTAGGCCTTCCTAAATAGTTGAGTATTTTACTCAaagttttttgtgggcccaAACCTCCACATCATTAttcactatctcactcaatcctAAAAACTCTTCTCCCcattagttttaagtttttttctcagttttttgtGGTCCCACCATTTTACCCcactatattttaattgttattttatttattatcattataaaaattataattacaattattatttttattatatttaaatttaataatgtttcgacaaattttaaaaaaaaatggaaaagaagaaaaaagttttACAATTGCAAAagaatttctttaaaaaaaaaaagaccaactgccaaaatttaacaattccaaaaaacaaaataatttttaggaATTTGGCCTTTGCATTGAGTGCAACGAccaaaagaagaataaaaaaaaaaaaagatttttgcAGGCCCGTCTCATCACTGTtgtttctttattcttttttattcaaaaaaccTACCGTCTCATCACTGTtgtttctttattctttttttattcaaaaaaccTAACAATTCAAAGGATGTTGCAGGAGGAAGATATCACAAAAAAACAGCACTCCCCATTTGTGTAAAGTAACATGGGGTAGTTTTTTTGTCTTAAAACTTGTGCCAAAACAAAAACAGCACTCCCCATTTGTGTAAAGTAACATGGGGTAGTTTTTTTGTCTTAAAACTTGTGCCAAAACAAACGGATGGGGAAGGCCttatactagtattttacccgtgcgatgcacggtaaCAATTAtgatagggaaaagggtcaaataggccctcgaactatagctcattgtgcaattagaccctcaaactttaaaaaagttcaattaagccctcaaacttgttattttggagcaaatagacccttgaacttatttatgacctgtaatagcaggtcataAACATTTCCGGCGAACTCCGGCAAAGTTCCAGAGAAATTCCGgccaaaaaacaaaaccaacaacCGCCGGCGACCNNNNNNNNNNNNNNNNNNNNNNNNNNNNNNNNNNNNNNNNNNNNNNNNNNNNNNNNNNNNNNNNNNNNNNNNNNNNNNNNNNNNNNNNNNNNNNNNNNNNNNNNNNNNNNNNNNNNNNNNNNNNNNNNNNNNNNNNNNNNNNNNNNNNNNNNNNNNNNNNNNNNNNNNNNNNNNNNNNNNNNNNNNNNNNNNNNNNNNNNNNNNNNNNNNNNNNNNNNNNNNNNNNNNNNNNNNNNNNNNNNNNNNNNNNNNNNNNNNNNNNNNNNNNNNNNNNNNNNNNNNNNNNNNNNNNNNNNNNNNNNNNNNNNNNNNNNNNNNNNNNNNNNNNNNNNNNNNNNNNNNNNNNNNNNNNNNNNNNNNNNNNNNNNNNNNNNNNNNNNNNNNNNNNNNNNNNNNNNNNNNNNNNNNNNNNNNNNNNNNNNNNNNNNNNNNNNNNNNNNNNNNNNNNNNNNNNNNNNNNNNNNNNNNNNNNNNNNNNNNNNNNNNNNNNNNNNNNNNNNNNNNNNNNNNNNNNNNNNNNNNNNNNNNNNNNNNNNNNNNNNNNNNNNNNNNNNNNNNNNNNNNNNNNNNNNNNNNNNNNNNNNNNNNNNNNNNNNNNNNNNNNNNNNNNNNNNNNNNNNNNNNNNNNNNNNNNNNNNNNNNNNNNNNNNNNNNNNNNNNNNNNNNNNNNNNNNNNNNNNNNNNNNNNNNNNNNNNNNNNNNNNNNNNNNNNNNNNNNNNNNNNNNNNNNNNNNNNNNNNNNNNNNNNNNNNNNNNNNNNNNNNNNNNNNNNNNNNNNNNNNNNNNNNNNNNNNNNNNNNNNNNNNNNNNNNNNNNNNNNNNNNNNNNNNNNNNNNNNNNNNNNNNNNNNNNNNNNNNNNNNNNNNNNNNNNNNNNNNNNNNNNNNNNNNNNNNNNNNNNNNNNNNNNNNNNNNNNNNNNNNNNNNNNNNNNNNNNNNNNNNNNNNNNNNNNNNNNNNNNNNNNNNNNNNNNNNNNNNNNNNNNNNNNNNNNNNNNNNNNNNNNNNNNNNNNNNNNNNNNNNNNNNNNNNNNNNNNNNNNNNNNNNNNNNNNNNNNNNNNNNNNNNNNNNNNNNNNNNNNNNNNNNNNNNNNNNNNNNNNNNNNNNNNNNNNNNNNNNNNNNNNNNNNNNNNNNNNNNNNNNNNNNNNNNNNNNNNNNNNNNNNNNNNNNNNNNNNNNNNNNNNNNNNNNNNNNNCACGGTCGCCGGCGgttgttggttttgttttttggcCGGAATTTCTCTGGAACTTTGCCGGAGTTCGCCGGAAATGTTtatgacctgctattacaggtcataaataagttcaagggtctatttgctccaaaataacaagtttgagggcttaattgaacttttttaaagtttgagggtccAATTGCACAATGAGCTatagttcgagggcctatttgacccttttcccattatgatatgatgaattaagtatatacatcatatattaatttt from Ipomoea triloba cultivar NCNSP0323 chromosome 7, ASM357664v1 encodes:
- the LOC116025452 gene encoding B3 domain-containing protein REM17-like, which translates into the protein MKTIPPKNPHFFKPIHQGFKNGVSIPTAFLAKYMKGQGPKFAILRRGDRSWRVKMSGGRILGDGWEKFAAENGLSVGDVVVFRQEGDTVFDVSVFEPSLCERDWPLPHGARDTTSTSPADHPYFISTIKPYCLRKYSHLHLPLGFARSNGLMAEEKHEMILRDDKERSWPVVLGRKDHHLSLRQGWQAFQMANGLKEGDAYKFELIKIGEKPIAKLHSLNTTSSSSAENPHFYATIKPYSLRRSSRLYLPREFSRSNGLLVEGTREMILRDDKERSWPVVLGKVGKHATLMRGWPAFQMAKGLKEGDAYKFELIKSGKKPIAKFHRKCRFSSIFLAVLKAKTCVFLEHMAMGGNGDCSRSLFWRRRLKEAVAGMF